The Syntrophorhabdales bacterium genome segment CGCCCTGCTGAAGAGCGGTATACGTTTCCTCTGATGCAGTCACAATAGCCATGGCGCCTAGCGCCTTCAGAGTCGCAGCACCCATGCGTCCGAATGACCTCATCTTGAGACCCTTGAAATCTTCGACGTTCACGATAGGTCTTTTGCTGTTGGATATCGCCACATCTCCCGAAGAGACCATGCCGAGAACCGCAAGCCCCTTCTGATCCATCTTGGAGAAAAGCTTCTTTCCCACCGAGCCCTCAAGCACTTTGTAGCTCGTCTCGACATCCGGAAATAGGAACGGAAGTTTGATCAGCTCCAGCGCGGGATCGATCGGCTCGAGCTGGGATCCGATCACAAATGCGATCTGTATCTCACCCTTGATCACCGCCTGGGTCTCTTCCTGACCCGTGTAGAGCTGCGCCGCAGGATATGTCCTCACCCGCACCTTGTCCTTCAGTTTCGGATCTGCGTTGATATATTTGGCCAGACGTTCGATAGCCTCTCCCATCTGCTGCTGCCGCAACTGTACCGTGGTGATCTTTATGTCGATGGGGGCAGCGAAACCCATGCTGCACACGCTTATCATGATACCAAGACAGATCACGACCACTACTGTCATTCTTTGTCTATTTCCCATGGCTATACCTCCTTCCAAGAGCTTGTCACGCGCACGCGTGTTATTCTCGTGGGCTGCGTCACCTGCTGCCACCTGGGCTGTTTGCCCCCTTCCGCCCCATTCTGCGGCCGGGGCCGTTATTATGGCGATGCTTCCTAAAAAGATGGAAGGTATCATGAATGTGGGATTCGAGGATCCGTGACGCTTCTTCGAACCGTTTCGTTCTCAAAAGATGGATCAAGTGCTCGTGCACTTTGAGGATCTGTTGCGACCTTTGGGTGCTATACTCGTACTCCTCAAGCAGACTGCTCATGAGACCCATCAAGGCTTCGCCAATCTTGCTGAGAAGCTGGTTGCCGCTTGCTTTAAGCAATATTACATGGAAGCCAAGATTTCTCTTCCCCCTGACGCCGCGCTCAAGATTGTCCCGCACCTCTTTCAGGTTCTGCTCAAGCTCGTCGAGGTGTTCCGCATTGATGTGCTCGAAGACCAGGGGCAACGATCCCATCTCTAATGCCAGCCTCGCCTCTGTGATTTCTTCGAGGGAGACCTTGTCCATTTTAATGATACCTTCGAACATGCCCGCAAGAGTGCTCGAATCGATCTTCTGAACAAAGGCGCCACCGCCCGCGCCGGGACGGACCGAAATAAGTCCCGAGTTCTCCAGTGAGCGCAGCGCCTCCCGTATCACCGGCCTTCCCACGCCGAAGGTTTCACAGAATGCCTTCTCGGAAGGGAGCCGGTCTCCCGGTTTGTAGTATCCTCCCAGTATTGCCTCTTTCAATTGACGGTAGACTTCTTCGGAGAGTCGCTGCGGCTTGAGCGGGGCAAAAACCCGTGGTTCGTCTCTGAAATCCCCCGAGTTTACGCGTTGGTCCATGCCGGCCGCTCGTTTCTTATCTGTCGCGTGGGGCATCTGTCTTACATTAAGACATTTATCCTTATCGTTGTCAACAACTTTCTGGCAGACTTTCTGGCAGACTTGTTTCATCTCCGGAGCCCACGGCCAAGCCCGCGGTACTCTCGTTCCACGCGTCGTCCGTGCACGCGAGCCCCAAGGATTGACAAGTGCTCGCGCCGTGAATACTTTCTCTCCGGCTGAGAAATGTTGTAGGATAATAAGAGCGTCCAAGTACATGTTCGCCTCAATACATCGAGGGGGAGGAAAGTTATGAAACGGCTGATCACGTGCTGGTTGTTATTGGTTCTCCTGATAACTCCGGTTCTGAGTGCTCGTGGCCAGGATGATATGGGGGCTCCGCCCGATAATGCGCCGGCCCCTGCGGCAGGTGCGATAATCGGCGATTTCATATTGGTTCGCCCGTTCGCTCTTATTGCGACTGCAATCGGTACTGTGCTGATGGTGGCCTTTCTTCCGGTATCCGTTCCGAGTGGCAGCACGGGCGTCGTTGCACAGAAATTGGTCGCAGAGCCTTTCAAGTTCACGTTCACCCGGCCTCTGGGGTATTTCCCGGATGACGGCACGATATTTCCCTGATCCAGCGGCCTTTTGCCACGGCTCAGGCCACAAACCCCGCACCGGCAGCCATTCTCTGACCTCTTCAAAAAGGCGGATTGTAAGCTAGAGAAAAGTAACGCTTTTTCTCGCGAGCAGTTTTCCCATCGCGGACAAATATTGAGAGATTTTAATCTTTGAATATACCGCGTAACCATTGAAGTTTTTCAGAGTGCACCACAAATGAGCAAAACGGACTCGCTTCAGTATTGTCAACTATTTATCCTTCGCCGATCACTGGTTATTCACAGAGATTTGAACAGTTTGTGTTGAAAAGCGAGAAAAGGCTTTCTTTGGTGGTATTTACGCGACCGCTCCGGCGTTTGAAATTCACTCCCGGCTTTGTTACACTATGGCGCTTCAGAAGACCCTTTCAGAGGTGACACTATGATGATCATGTCACAGAGATCATGCTCGTGTGGGAAACATATGGTCGGACTTTCCATCGACTGCATCATTCCCGAGGAAGTCATCACAGCTATATACTGCCCGGAAGAGTCGAAGAATGTACCATTCAACGAAAAGACAATGGTCAGGGACAATGGCTGGATCATCGAATACGACATGGACGTCGCGCGCTTCTATGGCGAACATGCGCACAAAGACCCCTCGAAGATTACTCCTGAATTTCTCTTTATGCAGGGCCTGGCGTCATGGACGGGCACCACTCCTACCGACCAGGTTGACCTCCCGAAAGAGAGAGACCGGATCATAAGCCTGAGAAATCAGGACCCGAAACGTTACATGGACGAATTCAAGAAATGGGCAAATAGTCGCGTCGAACGACTGAAGAAAGAAGGCTGGAAGAAGGCGCAGAACATCTAGCTTATCCTCCAAAATACCGTGGACAAACTCTTTGTAAAAGGGGCCCGGGAGCATAACCTCAAGAATATCGACGTTGAGCTCCCGAGGAACAAAATCACCGTCATTACCGGACCGAGCGGATCCGGAAAATCTTCCCTCGCCTTTGATACCATCTATGCAGAGGGACAACGGCGCTACGTGGAGTCTCTCTCGGCATACGCACGCCAGTTCCTCGAACTGATGGAAAAACCCGATGTCGATTACATCGAAGGCTTGTCGCCTGCCATCAGTATCGAGCAGAAGAGTATCAGCAAAAACCCGCGTTCCACCGTCGGTACGGTCACTGAAATATATGATTATCTGAGGCTTCTCTTCGCGCGGATCGGACACGTCTTCTGCTACGGCTGCGGCAAGGAGATAAAGAGTCAGCATGCGCCGCAGATCGTGGACGCGATACTCGCTCTGGCCCCCGGCACCAAGCTGACTGTGCTTGCGCCGATAGTTCGCGGACGAAAGGGAGAATATCGAAAAGAGCTTGACGATCTCAGGCGGCAGGGCTTCACGAAGATCAAGCTGAACCGCAAGGTGGTCGATCTTTCGGAAACTATAGTACTCGACAAGAACAAGAAGCATGAGATAGAGATCATCATCGACCGGCTCACGATCAGGGAGGGCATCGAGCGACGTCTGACCGAGGCTGTAGAGCTGGCGCTCAACAAGGCGGGCGGCATCGTTAAGATAGAGCTGGAAAAGGAGACGCTCGTCTTCAGCGAAAAATTCGCGTGCCCCGACTGCGGCATAAGTTATCCGGAAATTGAGCCCAGGATGTTCTCGTTCAACAACCCGTAT includes the following:
- a CDS encoding TRAP transporter substrate-binding protein, which gives rise to MGNRQRMTVVVVICLGIMISVCSMGFAAPIDIKITTVQLRQQQMGEAIERLAKYINADPKLKDKVRVRTYPAAQLYTGQEETQAVIKGEIQIAFVIGSQLEPIDPALELIKLPFLFPDVETSYKVLEGSVGKKLFSKMDQKGLAVLGMVSSGDVAISNSKRPIVNVEDFKGLKMRSFGRMGAATLKALGAMAIVTASEETYTALQQGVIDGCTTPAVVFLARKYYDVQKYVSAAGMMNATHVFMIGNKAWWEGLPPDVRTALNGIIGRLVKEMRVEIEVDNKKVFEQIAAKGCQVHVLTPAEQAAFKKALQPVYTEFAPIVGADLVKEAQREAERLSKTK
- a CDS encoding FadR/GntR family transcriptional regulator, which produces MKQVCQKVCQKVVDNDKDKCLNVRQMPHATDKKRAAGMDQRVNSGDFRDEPRVFAPLKPQRLSEEVYRQLKEAILGGYYKPGDRLPSEKAFCETFGVGRPVIREALRSLENSGLISVRPGAGGGAFVQKIDSSTLAGMFEGIIKMDKVSLEEITEARLALEMGSLPLVFEHINAEHLDELEQNLKEVRDNLERGVRGKRNLGFHVILLKASGNQLLSKIGEALMGLMSSLLEEYEYSTQRSQQILKVHEHLIHLLRTKRFEEASRILESHIHDTFHLFRKHRHNNGPGRRMGRKGANSPGGSR